A part of Oncorhynchus gorbuscha isolate QuinsamMale2020 ecotype Even-year linkage group LG09, OgorEven_v1.0, whole genome shotgun sequence genomic DNA contains:
- the fam133b gene encoding protein FAM133 isoform X2, with amino-acid sequence MGKRDNRVSYVNPIAASRAKGPAPNAGPSIQDYLSRPRPTWEEVKEIIERKKKGSRALADFEDQMNENWKKELAKNREKLLGGVDKEKEEKEKKEKEKREKKEKKEKKKKEKGKKEKGKKSNRHSSPSSSSSSSDSSSSSSSDSEDENEKKSVKKKRKKKRSSKKASEDSTVESEPDSKTKMEMEMKKKEKDEKSRRKKRKAEQSHKDSSSESSADSEVEEGGEPKKRKRSNEEKEKIAADKSKKKRKKKHKKHGRKKKKKTSSDVELD; translated from the exons ATGGGGAAAAGAGACAATAGAGTG tcatatGTGAACCCCATAGCTGCATCACGGGCCAAGGGACCTGCACCCAACGCAGGACCGTCTATCCAGGATTACCTGAGCAGACCACGGCCAACATG GGAAGAGGTGAAGGAGATCATCGAGAGGAAGAAGAAAGGCTCCAGAGCTCTGGCGGACTTTGAGGATCAAATGAACGAG AATTGGAAGAAAGAGCTGGCGAAGAACAGAGAGAAGTTACTGGGTGGCGTTgacaaggagaaagaggagaaggagaagaaggagaaggagaagagagagaagaaggagaagaaagag aaaaagaagaaagagaaggggaaAAAAGAAAAGGGAAAGAAATCCAACAGG cattcctctccctcctcctcctcatcgaGTTCTGATTCCTCTAGCAGCTCCTCCTCAGACTCTGAAGACGAG AATGAAAAGAAGAGTGTGAAAAAGAAACGTAAAAAGAAGCGGTCCTCCAAGAAAGCATCAGAAGACTCGACTGTAGAATCGGAGCCCGACAGCAAG AcgaagatggagatggagatgaagAAGAAAGAAAAG GATGAAAAGAGCCGCAGGAAGAAGAGGAAAGCCGAGCAAAGTCATAAAGACTCATCCTCCGAGTCGTCAGCTGACTCAGAAGTGGAGGAGGGT GGTGAACctaagaagagaaagagaagtaatGAGGAGAAAGAAAAAATAGCAGCA GACAAATCAAAGAAGAAGAGGAAAAAGAAGCACAAGAAACATggcaggaagaagaagaagaagacctCTTCTGACGTTGAGTTAGACTAA
- the fam133b gene encoding protein FAM133 isoform X1, whose protein sequence is MGKRDNRVSYVNPIAASRAKGPAPNAGPSIQDYLSRPRPTWEEVKEIIERKKKGSRALADFEDQMNENWKKELAKNREKLLGGVDKEKEEKEKKEKEKREKKEKKEKKKKEKGKKEKGKKSNRHSSPSSSSSSSDSSSSSSSDSEDENEKKSVKKKRKKKRSSKKASEDSTVESEPDSKGSFPLILFLSKKTKMEMEMKKKEKDEKSRRKKRKAEQSHKDSSSESSADSEVEEGGEPKKRKRSNEEKEKIAADKSKKKRKKKHKKHGRKKKKKTSSDVELD, encoded by the exons ATGGGGAAAAGAGACAATAGAGTG tcatatGTGAACCCCATAGCTGCATCACGGGCCAAGGGACCTGCACCCAACGCAGGACCGTCTATCCAGGATTACCTGAGCAGACCACGGCCAACATG GGAAGAGGTGAAGGAGATCATCGAGAGGAAGAAGAAAGGCTCCAGAGCTCTGGCGGACTTTGAGGATCAAATGAACGAG AATTGGAAGAAAGAGCTGGCGAAGAACAGAGAGAAGTTACTGGGTGGCGTTgacaaggagaaagaggagaaggagaagaaggagaaggagaagagagagaagaaggagaagaaagag aaaaagaagaaagagaaggggaaAAAAGAAAAGGGAAAGAAATCCAACAGG cattcctctccctcctcctcctcatcgaGTTCTGATTCCTCTAGCAGCTCCTCCTCAGACTCTGAAGACGAG AATGAAAAGAAGAGTGTGAAAAAGAAACGTAAAAAGAAGCGGTCCTCCAAGAAAGCATCAGAAGACTCGACTGTAGAATCGGAGCCCGACAGCAAG GGCTCCTTCCCTCTCATTCTGTTTCTCTCCAAGAAGAcgaagatggagatggagatgaagAAGAAAGAAAAG GATGAAAAGAGCCGCAGGAAGAAGAGGAAAGCCGAGCAAAGTCATAAAGACTCATCCTCCGAGTCGTCAGCTGACTCAGAAGTGGAGGAGGGT GGTGAACctaagaagagaaagagaagtaatGAGGAGAAAGAAAAAATAGCAGCA GACAAATCAAAGAAGAAGAGGAAAAAGAAGCACAAGAAACATggcaggaagaagaagaagaagacctCTTCTGACGTTGAGTTAGACTAA